A single window of Streptomyces griseoviridis DNA harbors:
- a CDS encoding NTP pyrophosphohydrolase, whose protein sequence is MDDSAPLLVIVDAANVVGSVPDGWWRDRRGAAERLRDRLAADGVPGRAGPVEIVLVVEGAARGVEAVPGVRVESAPGSGDDHMVGLVAGAPGRAVLVVTADRELRRRVTELGADVAGPRTVRPA, encoded by the coding sequence CTGGACGACAGCGCCCCCCTGCTGGTGATCGTGGACGCGGCCAACGTCGTCGGCTCGGTGCCCGACGGCTGGTGGCGGGACCGGCGCGGGGCCGCCGAGCGGCTGCGGGACCGGCTGGCGGCGGACGGGGTGCCGGGGCGGGCCGGGCCTGTGGAGATCGTGCTCGTTGTCGAGGGCGCCGCCCGGGGCGTGGAGGCGGTGCCCGGCGTGCGGGTGGAGTCGGCGCCCGGCAGCGGGGACGACCACATGGTCGGCCTGGTCGCCGGGGCGCCGGGACGCGCGGTGCTGGTGGTCACCGCCGACCGGGAGCTGCGGCGCCGGGTGACGGAGCTGGGCGCGGACGTGGCGGGACCCCGCACCGTCCGGCCCGCCTGA
- a CDS encoding NAD(P)-dependent oxidoreductase has translation MTDKLTVGVLGTGIMGAAMARNLAGAGHSVRAWNRTRAKAEPLAADGIRVTDSAAEAVEGADTVLTMLYDGPATLEVMREAAPGLRRGAAWAQSTTAGVEGVAELAAFAADHDLVFYDAPVLGTREPAEAGRLTVLAAGPVSGRAAVTPVFEAVGARTVWTGEDGAAGTATKLKLVANGWVLAATAAAGEVLALSRALDVDPARFFDVIEGGPLDMGYLRAKTALVLEDRLTPAQFAVGTAAKDARLIVAAGRAAGVRLDVAEASAARLERAAAQGHGEEDMVAAYYASFEGPGAG, from the coding sequence ATGACCGACAAGCTCACCGTGGGTGTTCTGGGCACGGGCATCATGGGGGCCGCGATGGCCCGCAACCTGGCCGGCGCGGGCCACTCCGTCCGCGCCTGGAACCGCACCCGCGCCAAGGCCGAGCCGCTCGCCGCCGACGGCATCCGCGTCACCGACAGCGCCGCCGAGGCCGTCGAGGGCGCGGACACCGTCCTGACCATGCTGTACGACGGGCCCGCCACCCTGGAGGTGATGCGCGAGGCGGCTCCCGGGCTGCGGCGGGGCGCGGCCTGGGCGCAGTCGACGACGGCGGGTGTCGAAGGCGTCGCCGAGCTGGCCGCCTTCGCCGCCGACCACGACCTGGTCTTCTACGACGCGCCCGTGCTCGGCACCCGGGAGCCCGCGGAGGCCGGCCGGCTGACCGTGCTGGCGGCCGGGCCGGTGTCCGGGCGCGCGGCGGTGACGCCGGTGTTCGAGGCGGTCGGCGCGCGCACGGTGTGGACCGGGGAGGACGGCGCCGCCGGGACCGCGACCAAGCTGAAGCTGGTCGCCAACGGGTGGGTGCTCGCCGCGACCGCCGCCGCGGGCGAGGTCCTCGCCCTGTCCCGGGCGCTCGACGTCGACCCGGCGCGCTTCTTCGACGTCATCGAGGGGGGTCCGCTGGACATGGGGTACCTGCGCGCCAAGACGGCGCTGGTCCTCGAGGACCGGCTGACGCCGGCGCAGTTCGCGGTGGGGACGGCGGCGAAGGACGCGCGGCTGATCGTCGCGGCGGGCCGGGCGGCCGGGGTCCGCCTGGACGTGGCGGAGGCGAGCGCGGCCCGCCTGGAACGGGCCGCCGCGCAGGGCCACGGGGAGGAGGACATGGTGGCGGCCTACTACGCGAGCTTCGAGGGGCCGGGGGCGGGCTGA
- a CDS encoding amino acid permease: MTSSLFRTKKVEQSISDTEEPEHALKKSLSALDLTVFGVGVIIGTGIFVLTGTVAKSNAGPAVALSFVVAGVVCALAALCYAEFASTVPVAGSAYTFSYASLGELPAWIIGWDLVLEFALGTAVVAVGWSGYVASLLENAGWHLPEYLSSREGAQGFGFDVLAAVLILVLTGILVLGMKLSARVTSVVVAVKVAVVLLVIVAGAFFVKGDNYKPFIPKTEPVTAGGTLKAPLIQLMFGWAPSNFGILGIFTAASVVFFAFIGFDVVATAAEETRNPQRDMPRGILGSLVICTTLYVAVSIVVTGMQKYTRLSVDAPLADAFKAVGHPWYAGVISFGAAIGLTTVCMILLLGQTRVFFAMSRDGLLPRFFSRVHPRFKTPYRPTILLGVIIAIVAGFTSLSELAELVNIGTLFAFVVVAVGVVILRNTRPDLPRSFRTPLVPILPIVSVCASLWLMLNLPAETWLRFAVWMVIGFVVYFLYGRTHSRLAPGAPEQRVDDRP; encoded by the coding sequence GTGACCAGCAGCCTCTTCAGGACGAAGAAGGTCGAACAGTCCATCAGCGACACCGAGGAGCCTGAGCACGCCCTCAAGAAGAGCCTGTCCGCGCTGGACCTGACCGTCTTCGGCGTCGGCGTCATCATCGGCACCGGCATCTTCGTCCTCACCGGCACGGTCGCCAAGAGCAACGCGGGACCGGCCGTCGCGCTGTCCTTCGTGGTGGCCGGCGTGGTCTGCGCGCTCGCCGCGCTCTGCTACGCCGAGTTCGCCTCCACCGTCCCGGTGGCCGGATCGGCGTACACCTTCTCCTACGCGTCCCTCGGTGAGCTGCCCGCCTGGATCATCGGCTGGGACCTGGTCCTGGAGTTCGCCCTCGGCACCGCGGTGGTCGCCGTCGGCTGGTCCGGCTACGTCGCCTCGCTCCTGGAGAACGCGGGCTGGCACCTGCCGGAGTACCTCAGCAGCCGCGAGGGCGCCCAGGGCTTCGGCTTCGACGTGCTCGCCGCCGTGCTGATCCTCGTCCTCACCGGCATCCTCGTCCTCGGCATGAAGCTCTCGGCGCGGGTCACCTCCGTCGTCGTCGCCGTCAAGGTGGCCGTCGTGCTCCTCGTGATCGTCGCGGGCGCGTTCTTCGTCAAGGGCGACAACTACAAGCCGTTCATCCCGAAGACCGAACCGGTCACGGCGGGCGGCACCCTCAAGGCGCCGCTCATCCAGCTGATGTTCGGCTGGGCGCCCTCCAACTTCGGCATCCTCGGCATCTTCACCGCCGCCTCCGTCGTCTTCTTCGCCTTCATCGGCTTCGACGTCGTCGCCACCGCCGCCGAGGAGACCCGCAACCCGCAGCGCGACATGCCCCGCGGCATCCTCGGCTCCCTCGTCATCTGCACCACGCTGTACGTCGCCGTGTCGATCGTCGTCACCGGCATGCAGAAGTACACCCGGCTCTCCGTGGACGCCCCGCTCGCCGACGCCTTCAAGGCCGTCGGACACCCCTGGTACGCGGGCGTGATCAGCTTCGGCGCCGCCATCGGCCTCACCACCGTCTGCATGATCCTGCTGCTCGGCCAGACCCGGGTCTTCTTCGCGATGAGCCGCGACGGACTGCTGCCGAGGTTCTTCTCCCGCGTCCACCCGCGCTTCAAGACCCCCTACCGGCCGACCATCCTGCTCGGCGTGATCATCGCGATCGTGGCCGGCTTCACCAGCCTCAGCGAACTGGCCGAACTGGTCAACATCGGCACCCTCTTCGCGTTCGTGGTGGTCGCCGTCGGCGTGGTCATCCTCCGCAACACCCGCCCCGACCTGCCCCGCTCCTTCCGCACCCCGCTGGTGCCGATCCTGCCGATCGTGTCGGTGTGCGCCTCGCTCTGGCTGATGCTGAACCTGCCCGCCGAGACCTGGCTGCGGTTCGCCGTCTGGATGGTCATCGGCTTCGTCGTCTACTTCCTCTACGGCCGCACCCACAGCCGCCTCGCCCCCGGCGCACCCGAACAGAGGGTCGACGACCGTCCGTAA
- a CDS encoding glycosyltransferase family 39 protein: MLVAQLAPARSAAVAHGYWRRLLPLLATLACVTRIPSFTRPLWNPDEGYLAVQARILAHGGTLYETVVDRKPPLVPWLYEGAFALCGSGSLTSVRILAVLAHLLTAALLASLARRRWGDTAGRAAGTLYLLASVGLNPEDAQAAGFEVFMLPCTAAAMWCADRRCFGAAGAAVACAFLTKQTGGAVLLPVLWLCAAHRGRPLRLLAGLALPVLAAAAVTDPARFLFWTVTGSGAYATFTGSELHVLARGLSNTAILAVGCAGLLPPVLRALRTARTGATDLWLWLASSAGAVLVGFHFFGHYYLQLVPPLALLATAALQILPRERLSAAVLTACCSCALFLAWGFLAPRTELTHVQRLAHTVADRTRPGDRVLVWGMHPETYWLSGRAPASRYLTAGLLTNFSGGRDGPQVGEEFAVRGAWTVFRQETAQRPPTLIVDDSRGRPYGPAHTPTLRRLLANGYEESGKVDGAVLYTRVP; this comes from the coding sequence ATGCTCGTCGCGCAGCTCGCCCCGGCACGCTCCGCAGCCGTCGCGCACGGCTACTGGAGACGACTGCTGCCCCTGCTGGCGACGCTGGCCTGCGTCACCCGCATCCCCTCCTTCACCCGCCCGCTGTGGAACCCCGACGAGGGCTATCTCGCCGTCCAGGCCCGGATACTGGCGCACGGCGGCACCCTCTACGAGACGGTCGTCGACCGCAAACCGCCGCTGGTGCCCTGGCTGTACGAGGGCGCCTTCGCCCTCTGCGGCTCCGGCTCGCTGACCTCCGTGCGGATCCTGGCCGTCCTCGCCCACCTCCTCACCGCCGCCCTGCTCGCCTCCCTCGCCCGCCGCCGCTGGGGCGACACCGCGGGCCGCGCCGCGGGCACCCTGTACCTGCTGGCGTCCGTCGGACTCAACCCCGAGGACGCGCAGGCCGCCGGGTTCGAGGTGTTCATGCTGCCGTGCACGGCCGCCGCCATGTGGTGCGCCGACCGCCGCTGCTTCGGAGCCGCGGGCGCCGCCGTCGCCTGCGCGTTCCTCACCAAGCAGACCGGCGGCGCGGTGCTGCTGCCGGTGCTGTGGCTGTGCGCCGCGCACCGGGGCAGGCCGCTGCGGCTGCTGGCCGGTCTCGCGCTGCCCGTCCTCGCGGCCGCCGCGGTCACCGACCCCGCCCGGTTCCTGTTCTGGACGGTCACCGGGTCGGGCGCCTACGCCACCTTCACCGGCTCCGAACTGCACGTCCTGGCACGGGGATTGAGCAACACGGCGATCCTCGCGGTGGGATGCGCCGGGCTGCTGCCACCGGTGCTGCGGGCGCTGCGGACCGCCCGCACCGGCGCGACCGACCTGTGGCTCTGGCTCGCCTCCTCGGCCGGCGCGGTACTCGTCGGCTTCCACTTCTTCGGCCACTACTACCTCCAACTGGTGCCTCCACTGGCACTGTTGGCGACCGCGGCCCTCCAGATCCTGCCCAGGGAACGGCTGTCGGCCGCCGTCCTCACCGCCTGCTGCTCCTGTGCGCTGTTCCTGGCCTGGGGCTTCCTCGCGCCGCGCACCGAACTCACCCACGTCCAGCGCCTCGCGCACACCGTCGCCGACCGGACCCGCCCGGGTGACCGCGTCCTGGTCTGGGGGATGCACCCGGAGACCTACTGGCTGTCGGGCCGCGCCCCCGCCAGCCGCTACCTCACCGCCGGACTCCTCACCAACTTCAGCGGAGGACGCGACGGCCCGCAGGTGGGGGAGGAGTTCGCGGTCCGGGGCGCCTGGACGGTCTTCCGGCAGGAGACGGCACAGCGCCCGCCCACCCTGATCGTGGACGACTCCCGCGGCCGGCCCTACGGCCCCGCCCACACCCCGACCCTGCGCCGACTGCTGGCGAACGGATACGAGGAGTCGGGCAAGGTCGACGGGGCGGTGCTCTACACCCGCGTCCCGTGA